From the genome of Campylobacter concisus:
GCCCATTCTAAAAATTCACCCTTTTCTATGCCGCTTTTAAATTCATCTTCTTTTATAAAATAGTAATCCACTCCATCGACTTCGCCTTCTCTTTTTGCCCTTGTCGTACTTGAAATAGAAAAATAAAGATCCTTCTCTTCCTTTAAAAGACGACCCAAAAGCGTACTTTTCCCACTTCCACTAGGCCCAGAAACTACTAAAATTTGTCCTTGCAACTACTTTTCCTCAAAACTTATATTTATCTTTATGTTCATATCTTTTAGCACATCTCTTAGCGAGCTTTCATTTAACGACTCATGGACGTGTTTTGTGATCTTTTTGGTTAGCTCTTCTTTATAGTTAGCATCGATTTTTGTTTCATCGCATGAGCTAGTTTGTGGAGCAATATTTAATCCAAATGCTGCTTGCATCGTATTTTCATCTATTTCTTCAATAGACGCTACATCAAAATTTGGGCTACCCAACGTCTCTTCTTTAAAATTTTCTTCCTCAAATACCTCATCTACCATACCTAGATCTTCTTGAGCAAGGACTTCTTCAGAAATTTCTTCATGATCTTCTTTGGCTGACCCTTTTTCAAGGTCTATATCTTCATCCAAAGAAATCTCCTCTGCTTCTTTGGTAGATTCTTCATCTATATCTTCCTCTAAATTTTGACTAGCTTCATCTATCAAATTTGCCTCGCTGCTTTCAGGCTCAAAATTTTCATCACTACCAAAATCAGTCTCTAGCTCATCAAAATTTTCGCTATCTTCACTAGCTTCTTCGTTTAGCTCTTTATCCAAAGATTCGATCTCACTGAGCTCTTTTTTACTTTGACTTATATCATCTACAAAATCTTCATTAAGCTCGGCAGTTTCTAAATTTTGAGAATTTTGCTCGACCATTTTATCAAGCTCGTTTTTAGCCTCTTCATCCGCCAAGTCGCTCTCACCCATATCATCTATCTCATC
Proteins encoded in this window:
- a CDS encoding Highly acidic protein, whose translation is MKVALVNKNPAVSRLITLSLNKLGIEYSEFDDVNSVGDQFDYIIIDSDMDSSDVNLNQKIMYLAPRGGEKPDFADVMLEKPFLPTEFISLFEQNKNTDNDKELELGLDESANFNDFDESNKNFDDLENFELPEIDMGLENLAKEDDEADKFDNEALDDEFLKEELSELEAEDLKDKDISFDETDTELIDDDMINDIASKYMADSEDIDKSLEQNNEPPAIKEEHSNDFDELSSLVDEIDDMGESDLADEEAKNELDKMVEQNSQNLETAELNEDFVDDISQSKKELSEIESLDKELNEEASEDSENFDELETDFGSDENFEPESSEANLIDEASQNLEEDIDEESTKEAEEISLDEDIDLEKGSAKEDHEEISEEVLAQEDLGMVDEVFEEENFKEETLGSPNFDVASIEEIDENTMQAAFGLNIAPQTSSCDETKIDANYKEELTKKITKHVHESLNESSLRDVLKDMNIKINISFEEK